The segment TGTATTGTTCGTATATTAACACAAATATGTCAAAACTGTCAAGATTAACGGTTAATGGTAAAAACTTCAATCCAAAAGTTATTAAAATATAACCTTCCCATTTAAAAAAAAATTTTTTATACTACTGGCATAGTAAGGATATTATTGACCAGGGCAGTACAAGTTTGCAACTTGCTTGATTGTATAGGAATTTCATTTTATTTAAATAGAAGCTATAAAAATATCAAAGCATATGAGAAATATAGATAAATTACTCTGTCTGGATAATGGTATCTATAATCTAATTATTAAAATATCTCAAAAATGTATTATAAAAATCGGACATCTCGGAACTTATGGTTTTTCAGGGGGTTTTTATGTTTATACAGGAAGTGCGCAAAAAAACCTCAGGCAAAGGATCAAAAGGCACCTGAAGCAAGAAAAGCGGCTTCACTGGCATATCGATTATCTTCTGCAATACGGGGAAATTGTCAACATTTATGAACGTGCGGGTAAAAAAGAGGGAGAATGTGTATTAAGCCGCAAAATCGGTACTATAAAAAATGCAGCAGTACCGGTAAAAGGTTTTGGTTCTTCCGATTGTTCCTGCATTACCCATCTTTATTATTTTCGCCATAATCCTGAGGCTGATATAAAAAAGATCGTCTCGTAGTATAAAAGTATCAGGTAAAATCTTTCATGTTCAACAATCGCAGGTGTACACTAAAATGAATGAAACACCTATGATGCGTCAGTATAATGAAATAAAAAGGCAGCATAAAGACGCACTGCTTTTTTTCCGCATGGGGGATTTTTATGAATTGTTTTTTGAGGATGCCAAGCTTGCTTCCAGGCTATTGGGAATTACCCTTACCTCCCGTTCCAAAGGTGAAGGGTCAATACCGATGGCAGGCGTACCGCATCACGCCGTTGAATCCTATATCCGGAAAATTATCAGGGCCGGTCATAAAGTTGCCATTTGTGATCAGTTACAGGAACCTGAAGAGGCCAGAGGAATTGTTGACCGCGGTGTTACAAGGATTATAACCCCTGGCACAGTAACCGAGGATACCCTGCTTGAAGATACATGTAACAATTATTTAATGGCCCTCTCAGAAACGGATACCATGTTTGGGTTATCCTGGATCGATTTATCCACTGGCAAGTTTGAAATCGGGGATATCGGAAAAGAGAGGCTTTTTGATGAATTTGCCAGGCTAAACCCTTCTGAATTATTATTGCCCGAGGAGATATCAAGGAGTAATGTTTCTTTCCCGGAAAGAATCCGGGCAGAATATAACGTAATGATAACACCAAGACCCGATTGGGAGTTTTCAAGAGACACCGCTTACAGAATCCTGACGGAACACTTCGGGACGGTATCCCTGGACGGGTTTGGCTGTGAAGATGCAGGGCCTGCCCTGGGCGCTGCCGGCGCCGTCATCAACTATCTGAAAGAAACCCAGAAAACCTCGCTGAAACACATTATTAAAATCCAAAAATACCGGACGGATAACAGGGTACTTATCGACAAGGCCACACAGCAATGCCTTGAACTCACCCAAACCATGCGAACCCGTGAGCGCGAAGGTTCACTCCTGTCAGTAATTGATCAGACCAAAACCCCAATGGGCGCCAGGCTGCTCAGAGAATGGATTATCAGTCCGCTTCAGATATCTGCTGAAATCAGATACCGCCAGATTGGCATACTGGAACTATTTGAGAAACCTGAATTAAGGCGAGAACTGCGTGCCATCCTGAACACTATTTATGATATTGAACGAATATCCACCAAGGTAAGCTGCGGGCGTGCGAATGCACGGGACCTTGTTGCTTTAAAGCAATCTCTTTCAAAATTACCTGCCCTTAAGGAACAACTGGGATTTTGTATTTCAGATATCCTGATAGCTGCGGAACAACAATTAGATACCCTTGAGGAAATACGAACACTTATCGATACCGCCATTGTACCCGACCCCCCTCCGGCTATTACCGATGGAGGTCTTATCAGGGAAGGCTATGACCCGGTACTTGATGAGCTAAGGTACGTCAGCAAAAACGGTAAGACGTGGATTGCCAATTTTGAAACAGAAGAGATTGCGCGCACCGGAATCAATTCCCTTAAGGTCGGTTACAACAAGGTATTCGGCTACTATATAGAAATCACAAACACCCATAAAGATTCCGTACCAAAGACGTATATCCGGAAACAGACCCTGAAGAATGCAGAACGTTTTATTACCCCCGAACTGAAAGAGTATGAGACAAAAGTACTCACGGCTGATGAGCGTGCAAAAGGTTTGGAATACGACCTCTTTCTTAAAGTGCGTGAACAGGTAAGTACCTTTATACCACGATTACAGAGAACCTCGCAAGCAATTGCGCTGGTTGATGTGGTATCTGCCCTGGCAAACCTTGCAGCAGAAAACCGGTATGTCATGCCTGAGATTACCGATGACACCGTGCTGAAAATACTAGACGGACGTCATCCTGTGCTGGGCACAAAGCTTACGGGTGAGAGGTTTGTCCCTAATGATATTTATCTGAATGAAACTCACAATAGAATCATGATCATTACCGGACCAAATATGGCAGGGAAAAGTACCTATATCCGCCAGGTAGCGCTTCTCGTTCTTTTAGCACAAACAGGAAGCTTTATCCCTGCAAAAGAAGCAGTTATCGGAACAGTAGACCGTATCTTTACCCGGGTAGGCGCATCGGATGAACTCTCAAGAGGTCAAAGCACCTTCATGGTGGAAATGAACGAAACGGCAAATATTCTTAACAATGCCACTGAACGCAGCTTAATTATTCTGGATGAAGTAGGGCGCGGCACAAGTACCTTTGACGGCATCAGCATCGCATGGGCTGTTACAGAATATATTTACCAGCATATCCGCGCCAGAACCCTCTTTGCTACCCATTACCATGAATTAACCGAACTAGCCCTCCTCTTTCCGGGCATTGTGAATTTTAATGTCGCCGTAAAGGAATGGGGTGATGAAATTATCTTTTTGCGAAAAATCATCGAAGGTGGAACAGACAAAAGTTACGGCATTCATGTTGCACGCCTTGCGGGAATACCGAAAGAAATTATCCAAAGGGCCCGTATTATTCTGAATAACCTTGAGGCTGCGACACTTGATGCAAATGGCAAACCAAAATTTGCCCCAATGAAGGCGGTTCAGGACGCAAGGCTTACCCAATTAAAACTTTTTTTATCAAAGCAAGACATGGTGATAGAAGAGATCAAAAAACTCGACATCTCCGCAATATCACCAATTGAAGCCATGAACAAGCTTGATGAATTTAAAAAGAAACTGAACAATGATGAAGCCGTATAAGAAGAGGAACCACAGATTGCACAGATTACACAGATTAAAAAATTCGTCACAAGCCTACAAATGAGATAGCTATAAATAACGTTACATCCTTGATGAGCTCGCTTGGTTTTTTTTAATCTGTGGAATCTGTACTACTATCCATCAACTTCTTGTTTTTTATGCTTGTTTTTCGAAATACATAACCGTAAGGCAATGACCAGATAAGGCTTACGTAAAGTTTTGGGCATTGAGTGGGTTTCCTATGTCACCCCTTCGGGGTTAGAAATCTTTTGTATGACTCTTGCTATAATCATGACATCCCTTCGGGATTAGAAAACAAAAAATAAATCGTAATAGTTCACCGCAAAGGCGCAAAGAACGCATTTGAAATTGTTTCGTATTTCAAATTTGGTTGCGGCCACAGGCCGCGCTAAGAAATCTGTGGTTTCAATAATTTCATACAGGAGGACATATGCAATACCTACCACTTCTCATAACATTTACAAATACAAGGTCTTATATAATAATTGCAGCTTTGTTATTTCTTATGGTATCGGTATTTCTGGTCTTTAAATTCGGAAGGCTGTATATCAAATCAATTACCTCCGGCGCTCATGTATCCCTCCTGCAGATGATCGGCATGACACTCCGGCGTTCCAATGCCCGTTCAATTGTAGAATATCGTGTCATGGCAAAAAAAGCTGGAATTGATATTGCGGCTGCTTCACTGGAATCCCATTATCTGGCAGGCGGAAATATCAGGAATGTTGTGCATGCCCTTATTACAGCACTCAAAGCTAATATTGAATTAAGTTTTGATTATGCCTGCGCCCTCGACCTTGCCGGAAGAGATGTATTTGATGCAGTCAAAACCAGCATCAATCCCAAGATAATCGACAGTACTGATCCTGACAAGGGACAACCAACATTGGATGCCATAACAAAGGATGGTATAAAACTAAAGGTCAAAGCACGTATAACAATCCGTACAAGAATTGACAAACTGATAGGAGGAGCAACAGAGGATACCATTATTGCACGTGTTAGTGAAGGAATTATTACGGCAATCAGTTCAGCTGATACCTATAAGAAGGTACTGGAAAACCCTGATGCAATATCAAAACTGGTTGCAGAAAAAACACCTGACAGCGATACCGCCTTCCAAATCCTTTCAATAAACATTGTCGATATTACGGTAGCAGAAAACGTGGGGGCAAGATTGCTGGCAGAACAGGCAGAGGCGGACAGGCGTATAGCTCAGGTAGAAGCAGAAAGACGTCAGGGACTGGCTATTGCACGCAAAGAGGAAATG is part of the Candidatus Jettenia sp. AMX2 genome and harbors:
- a CDS encoding GIY-YIG nuclease family protein, which codes for MRNIDKLLCLDNGIYNLIIKISQKCIIKIGHLGTYGFSGGFYVYTGSAQKNLRQRIKRHLKQEKRLHWHIDYLLQYGEIVNIYERAGKKEGECVLSRKIGTIKNAAVPVKGFGSSDCSCITHLYYFRHNPEADIKKIVS
- the mutS gene encoding DNA mismatch repair protein MutS, which produces MNETPMMRQYNEIKRQHKDALLFFRMGDFYELFFEDAKLASRLLGITLTSRSKGEGSIPMAGVPHHAVESYIRKIIRAGHKVAICDQLQEPEEARGIVDRGVTRIITPGTVTEDTLLEDTCNNYLMALSETDTMFGLSWIDLSTGKFEIGDIGKERLFDEFARLNPSELLLPEEISRSNVSFPERIRAEYNVMITPRPDWEFSRDTAYRILTEHFGTVSLDGFGCEDAGPALGAAGAVINYLKETQKTSLKHIIKIQKYRTDNRVLIDKATQQCLELTQTMRTREREGSLLSVIDQTKTPMGARLLREWIISPLQISAEIRYRQIGILELFEKPELRRELRAILNTIYDIERISTKVSCGRANARDLVALKQSLSKLPALKEQLGFCISDILIAAEQQLDTLEEIRTLIDTAIVPDPPPAITDGGLIREGYDPVLDELRYVSKNGKTWIANFETEEIARTGINSLKVGYNKVFGYYIEITNTHKDSVPKTYIRKQTLKNAERFITPELKEYETKVLTADERAKGLEYDLFLKVREQVSTFIPRLQRTSQAIALVDVVSALANLAAENRYVMPEITDDTVLKILDGRHPVLGTKLTGERFVPNDIYLNETHNRIMIITGPNMAGKSTYIRQVALLVLLAQTGSFIPAKEAVIGTVDRIFTRVGASDELSRGQSTFMVEMNETANILNNATERSLIILDEVGRGTSTFDGISIAWAVTEYIYQHIRARTLFATHYHELTELALLFPGIVNFNVAVKEWGDEIIFLRKIIEGGTDKSYGIHVARLAGIPKEIIQRARIILNNLEAATLDANGKPKFAPMKAVQDARLTQLKLFLSKQDMVIEEIKKLDISAISPIEAMNKLDEFKKKLNNDEAV
- the floA gene encoding flotillin-like protein FloA (flotillin-like protein involved in membrane lipid rafts), coding for MQYLPLLITFTNTRSYIIIAALLFLMVSVFLVFKFGRLYIKSITSGAHVSLLQMIGMTLRRSNARSIVEYRVMAKKAGIDIAAASLESHYLAGGNIRNVVHALITALKANIELSFDYACALDLAGRDVFDAVKTSINPKIIDSTDPDKGQPTLDAITKDGIKLKVKARITIRTRIDKLIGGATEDTIIARVSEGIITAISSADTYKKVLENPDAISKLVAEKTPDSDTAFQILSINIVDITVAENVGARLLAEQAEADRRIAQVEAERRQGLAIARKEEMKALAEENIARMLAAEAEVPKAIAQAFREGNLGIMDYYHLKNIKADTDMRIAISKSGTTPAIK